The DNA sequence AAAAATCTGATGAGAGCGAGGCTCGGCTTCTCCAACTGGAAGTAGATGTTGCAGAGAAAGAAAAATCTTGGCGGGATCAAGAGGAAAGAATGGCGAATGAAGCTGCCACCACTTATGGGATTGGGTTTGAAGCTGCCTTGGAGCAAGTTCGCCTGCTGTGTCCTACCGCCGATATCTCGGGTGTGAACGCTGAGAAGGTCGTGGTTGATGGGAATCTGGTGGATGGTTGACAAGTCCTGgacttgtatttattttaaacatgcATATGTGTGAATGTAATGACATTTTATGAGTTTTCTACCTGTTTTGATAGACCTTTGTTCTGAAATTCGTCTTGCTTAGTTCCACTAACGTAACCCTCAGCGTAGCCTTTAATGTAACCCTCAAGTTTGAACCTCGAAATGTTGTTTCTAATTGCTTTTCGTTGTTCCTAAGCCGAGCTTAGGTGTCGCTTTAAGCGGCTCTGCACCGCCCCTAAGACGAGCTTAGGTGTCGCTTTAAGCGGCTCTTAACCGTCCCTAAGCCGAGCTTAGGTGTCGCTTTAAGCGGCTCTTCACCGCCCCTAAGCCGAGCTTAGGTGTCGCTTTAAGCGGCTCTTCACCGCCCCTAAGCCGAGCTTAGGTGTAGACAAATGCAAGTAAATGAATCAACTAGTTAGgaacaaaacaatttttattcaaaGGAATATCCTGACCTCATTAAAAAACCCTCGTTCctaaaaaagggaaaaagagTGTCAGGGAGTACATGAGTGATCAGCTAAAATAGAAACGAAGGCTCGCCGCGTTCCATGTTCGGGGGATTTCCAGCCCATCCAACGTCTCCAAAACGTACGCGCCCTTTGGGAGTACCTGCTTGATGCGAAATGGCCCTGTCCACTTCGGGGAGAGCTTGTCTTCAATCTGTAAAGGATGCGCTCTCCTTAAGACGAGATCGGATCTCACAAAGGAGCGTGGGACGACCTTAGATTTGTATCTGGCTTCGACTCGCCTCTTCATCGCCTCACTGGTGATCCTGGCCGCGTCCCGGACCTCGTCGAGTAAGTCCAGATTTGCTCTCGTGCCGTCCTCGGTAAGGGCGATTGAGAAAGTTCTTACGCGGAAAGATGGCTGTCCGATTTCCAATGGGAGGACTGCGTCTGTGCCATAGACCAAACTGAAAGGTGTTTCACGCGTTGTAGACTGCGGAGTGGTATGGTATGCTAGTAGAATCCCGGGCAGTTCTTCCGGCCAGACCGATTTCGCAGTGGTAACGCGACGACGCAACGCCCTTAAGATGACTCGGTTTGCAGCTTCAGTCTGACCATTGGTCTGCGGATGTTCGACCGAGGTGAATACTTGACGGATTCCCCAAGCTTTGCAGGCATCTCGGACGCTTGAGGCAGTGAATTGTGTTCCATTATCAGAAATTAGCCGGTTAGGGACCCCGAATCGGCAGATGATTCTCTTCCATAAGAAAGCTTTTACCATATTTGCTGATATGGTCGCCACTGGGTCGGCCTCGATCCACTTCGTGAAGTATTCAATGGCTACTATCAAAAACTTCCGCTGCCGGGTTGCTATCGGGAACGGACCTAGGATGTCAATACCCCAAGTATGAAACGGCCATGGAGTACTTATTGAATGTAATTCCTCTGGTGGGGCGCGATGGATGTCGGCATGCACTTGGCACTGGGAACATTTTTTGACGTGTTCCTGGCAGTCAGCTTTTAGAGTTGGCCAATAATACCCTGCACGCAAAACTCTAAGGGATAATGCTCTACCTCCTACATGGCTTCCACATGTGCCCTCGTGGAGCTCGGTAATCAAGCGCCTACCGACTTCCGATGCTACGCAGATGAGAAGAGGCCGACTGAAGCTCCGTCTGAATAATTTGCCATCTATCAGGGTGTATCTGGCCgcgtttttttttattacctgAGCTACTGCTTGATCCTCAGGGAGGTGACCATCCGCTAGATATACAATGTAGGGAGTCATCCAAGAGCCGGACTGTTCCTGGCCGGTCGCCATGACACCAAGTGCGCAGACTTGCACATCGGATTCCACTTCCGATACCCTGGGTGTCACCAAGGTTTCACGTATCACTGATCTCTGTCGGCCTGGTCGTGAGAAGCTGGCTAATTTAGACAATAGGTCCGCACGTGAATTTTGCTCCCGCGGTACATGTATTAATTTGAAGGAGCGGAAATGAGCGGCTAACGTGTGGACAACATCCAGATATCGGGATAGCAGAGGGTCCTTCGCCTGGAACTCCCCTGATACCTGTCCCGTGACCAATAGGGAGTCACTTTTCGCTAAAAGGTTGTAGATTCCGAGCTCTTTGGCGAGTAGCATCCCAGCTACCAGGGCCTCGTATTCTGCCTGATTGTTGCTGGCGCGAAAAGCGAAATGAAGCGACTGCTCGATCAGAGCTCCTTGTGGGTTCTCCAGGATAATCCCTGCTCCGCTCCCTTTGGAGTTCGAGGCGCCGTCCACTGATAAGATCCAAGTCGCCTCTGGTGCCTCGTGTTGGGCGGGTGAAGGTGTTAATTCGGCTAAGAAATCAGATAGAACCTGTGCTTTTATTGGGCCACGGGGCTCAAAAGAGATATCGTACTCGGAGAGCTCAATGGCCCATTTCGCGAGTCGTCCAGAGACCTCGGGCTTTTGAAGAATCTGCTTTATGGGCTGATCGGTCATCACCGAGACCGAATGCGCTTGGAAATAATGACGTAGCCGGCGTGTGGAAAAGATCACAGCCAATGCAACTTTTTCGATCTTCTGGTATCTGGCCTCAGCTCCTCTGAGCGTTTTGCTGACGAAGTAAATGAGTCTTTGCTCTTTCTCCTGATCTTGCATCAGAGCGGCGCTTATGGCTTGGTCTGTTACAGTTACGTACAGTTTTAGGGGTTTTCCGATTACTGGGCGGCATAAGATCGGTGGGCAACCCAACTGCtccttgagttgttgaaatGCCTTTTCACACTCGTCGGTCCACTGGAAACCCTTCCCTTTGCGAAGACATTCAAAATATGGGTGACCTTGATCTCCGGCCCGTGGTAGGAACCGAGATAGCGTCGCGATTCTCCCCGTTAACCTTTGCACTTCCTTCACGTTGGTCGGGCTTCTCATACTCAAGATCGCCGCGCATTTATCCGGGTTGGTCTCGATGCCCCTTTCAGTCAGTAGGAAACCCAGGAATTTCCCCGCCTTTACTCCAAAAACACACTTATCTGGGTTGAGCTTCAGGCCGTATTTGTTGATCGTGACAAACAGTTCTTCCAGATCCGCTGCGTGTGCGGCGGCCGTGGTGGAGGCGACCACCATATCATCCACGTATGCCTGCACTTTACGCTTAGGTAATGGCTTGAGAATCCGATCCATCAAGCGCTGATAGGTGGCCCCGGCATTCTTaaggccaaaaggcataaccCTGTAACAATAGGTTGCGGCTTCTCCCATGAATGCtgttttttcttcatcttccgGGTGCATGCCGATCTGGTTGTACCCCGAGTATGCATCCATGAAGGACAGGAGCCCACAATCCGAGGCATTATCGACCAGCATGTCGATGCTTGGCAGAGGATACGAGTCTTTAGGGCAAACACTGTTCAAATCAGAGAAATCgacacacatccgccattttCCGTTTGATTTGCGTACCATGACCACATTCGCCAACCATTCCGGGTACTGGATTTCTCTTATATGCCTTGCTGTGAGGAGTTTTTTGGTTTCCTCCCTGACTGCTACCAATTTTTCTGGTGCCATCTTCCTTCTGCGCTGAATTCGGGGCTTAGCGTTTGGATCCACATTGAGTCGGTGGGTGATCACGCTGTGGTCTATGCCTACCATGTCCTCCACGCTCCATGCGAAGGAGCTGCTATGCTTTTGGAGGACTTTAATCAGCTCGGCTTGGAATGTCGGATCGAGTCCTCCTCCTATCTTGACCTTCTTGTCGACATCCAGGCCAATTTCTTCTACCTCGCCCACGGGCTGGGGCCTCTTGTCCTCCACTCCTACGCGGGGGTCAAAATCGGCAAAGCTCTCCCCCCGGGAGCCACATAAGGAGAGGGCGTACATGGGTCTCCTCACTTTTAGACTATTTTCATAGCATTTCCTCACAACTGCCTGATCAACCCTCAGCGTAACAACCTGCCCTCTCTCTGTGGGGAATTTCACCTTTAGATGAGCCGTGGACACAACCGCTTCCAGCCGGTTTAGGGACGGCCGACCTAGGAGAACGTTGTATGATGAGGTAGACTTTACGACTATATATCGCACGGTTATCGTCTTTGCCGCTTCGCCGTCCGAGAAGGTTGTTCTCAAGTCTGTATATCCTCTGACCTCCACAGAATCTCCCGCAAATCCCACCAGGACTCCATCGAATGGACGGAGTTGGTCCATCGGAACCCCCAACCCGGCGAACGCATCCCAAAATAGCACGTCTGCCGAACTTCCCTGATCTACTAGGACCTGGTGAACCCATCGTCCCATTGCAATAACAGAGATTACTACGGGATCGTCTTCGTGTGGGACGACGTCGGCCCGATCTTCGTCGGTGAATGAAATTACGGGCGTGGATTTGCGTGGCACGAAGGTCGTGGTCATTATTGCGCCTCGCGCGTACCTCTTTCTGCTTGCGGAGGTGGAGCCTCCTCCTGAAAATCCCCCCGCTATTGTATTCAGATCCGCGAACACTGGCGACACATGGTCGGATTTTTCTGCAGGCTGGGTTTCTGCTAGCGTCGGTTTTTCCCCGGTGGTTCCTCTCCTTAACCTTTGTAATTGACTCGCCAAGGTGACGCATTGCTCGGTGTGATGTCCATATGTCCGATGGAACTCACACCATTCCTTGATGTTCCTTCCGAGGATCCTGTTGGTTGGATCCGGCCATTTGAGGTCCTTTGAAATGTCTTTGTTTGCTAGGGCTTCTGTCTGGGTCCCGATCTTTGCAGAACTTTGCCTAGCTCCCATTCCTCGGCGGGGTCGGGAGAGTGAAGTGGCAGCGACGTAAGGTGAGTACCTTTTATCCACCCTTTTGAGAGGAGGGTTGAGATTACGTCGGGTATCTCGCATCTGAACATCGTCACTCGTGCGCTTTTCCTGACGGCGCTTCTACCTCATTACATCTTCCGCCTCTATGTGGGTTGTAGCCCGAGCTCGAATCTCCGATAAAGACAAAGCGGGGATTCTTATCAGGGATTCGCTAAAAGTGTTAGCACGCAGACCCTTAACGAATGCATCCACCAGTATCTCCTCGTTTGGGCTAGAGATGCTGGTACACGCGTCGCAAAAGCGATTCAGATACTCCCTCAGCGTTTCGTCTGAACTCTGTCTCACATCAAAGAGATCGGCCATTTTTGGCAGCTTACTTCTGTTAGCGGCGAACCTTTCCACGAACACACGGGCAAACACGGCAAACGAAGGAATTGAGGAGCGCGATAAGCTGCTGAACCATTTCAAAGTTGTGCCCGCTAATGTCCCTACGAACACTTTACATCGTACTGCATCACTACCCCCCGAGATCAGCATCTGAGCATTGAACGCCTTGAGATGTGCTTCTGGGTCTGTGTTTCCGGTGAAGGAAGGAATCTTTGGGATGATGAAGTGCTGGGGGACGACTTCGGCCATGATTGGAGCAGAGAGCGGATAGTTTTCCTCAGGCATGACAAGGTCTACCCGCCTGCCCCTTACTTGCTCCTCCCTGGTTTGCACGCGTCTCAGGAGATCGTCATTTGCGCGCTGGAAAGCATCCTGTCCTCGGATTGTTTCATCCATCTGCCTTCTGGCTTCGGCCACCTCCCTGCGTGCTACCTGATTTTCAGCATTGGCCTCTTCTGCACGTCGATGTGCTTCATCGGCCCTTTGCCGAATGAGCTCGTTCTCCTGTCTTAATTGGATTATCTGCTGCAGCAGCTCCCTGGTAGTCGGCTCCGGGGGGGAGTCCTGTGCGTGATTCGCCTGATGGTCGGAAGTCTGTCCTGGACTTTGAACCATCGTACGTCAGATATTATCTCTGGGGCCGGGGGAATCTCTTTTACctggccccacggt is a window from the Vigna unguiculata cultivar IT97K-499-35 chromosome 7, ASM411807v1, whole genome shotgun sequence genome containing:
- the LOC114191403 gene encoding uncharacterized protein LOC114191403, with product MRDTRRNLNPPLKRVDKRYSPYVAATSLSRPRRGMGARQSSAKIGTQTEALANKDISKDLKWPDPTNRILGRNIKEWCEFHRTYGHHTEQCVTLASQLQRLRRGTTGEKPTLAETQPAEKSDHVSPVFADLNTIAGGFSGGGSTSASRKRYARGAIMTTTFVPRKSTPVISFTDEDRADVVPHEDDPVVISVIAMGRWVHQVLVDQGSSADVLFWDAFAGLGVPMDQLRPFDGVLVGFAGDSVEVRGYTDLRTTFSDGEAAKTITVRYIVVKSTSSYNVLLGRPSLNRLEAVVSTAHLKVKFPTERGQVVTLRVDQAVVRKCYENSLKVRRPMYALSLCGSRGESFADFDPRVGVEDKRPQPVGEVEEIGLDVDKKVKIGGGLDPTFQAELIKVLQKHSSSFAWSVEDMVGIDHSVITHRLNVDPNAKPRIQRRRKMAPEKLVAVREETKKLLTARHIREIQYPEWLANVVMVRKSNGKWRMCVDFSDLNSVCPKDSYPLPSIDMLVDNASDCGLLSFMDAYSGYNQIGMHPEDEEKTAFMGEAATYCYRVMPFGLKNAGATYQRLMDRILKPLPKRKVQAYVDDMVVASTTAAAHAADLEELFVTINKYGLKLNPDKCVFGVKAGKFLGFLLTERGIETNPDKCAAILSMRSPTNVKEVQRLTGRIATLSRFLPRAGDQGHPYFECLRKGKGFQWTDECEKAFQQLKEQLGCPPILCRPVIGKPLKLYVTVTDQAISAALMQDQEKEQRLIYFVSKTLRGAEARYQKIEKVALAVIFSTRRLRHYFQAHSVSVMTDQPIKQILQKPEVSGRLAKWAIELSEYDISFEPRGPIKAQVLSDFLAELTPSPAQHEAPEATWILSVDGASNSKGSGAGIILENPQGALIEQSLHFAFRASNNQAEYEALVAGMLLAKELGIYNLLAKSDSLLVTGQVSGEFQAKDPLLSRYLDVVHTLAAHFRSFKLIHVPREQNSRADLLSKLASFSRPGRQRSVIRETLVTPRVSEVESDVQVCALGVMATGQEQSGSWMTPYIVYLADGHLPEDQAVAQVIKKNAARYTLIDGKLFRRSFSRPLLICVASEVGRRLITELHEGTCGSHVGGRALSLRVLRAGYYWPTLKADCQEHVKKCSQCQVHADIHRAPPEELHSISTPWPFHTWGIDILGPFPIATRQRKFLIVAIEYFTKWIEADPVATISANMVKAFLWKRIICRFGVPNRLISDNGTQFTASSVRDACKAWGIRQVFTSVEHPQTNGQTEAANRVILRALRRRVTTAKSVWPEELPGILLAYHTTPQSTTRETPFSLVYGTDAVLPLEIGQPSFRVRTFSIALTEDGTRANLDLLDEVRDAARITSEAMKRRVEARYKSKVVPRSFVRSDLVLRRAHPLQIEDKLSPKWTGPFRIKQVLPKGAYVLETLDGLEIPRTWNAASLRFYFS